The following coding sequences lie in one Trypanosoma brucei gambiense DAL972 chromosome 7, complete sequence genomic window:
- a CDS encoding T. brucei spp.-specific protein, with product MIAGHARHVRYHATQSVTGRHTLFRCTRTYVHECLHGRVGAESAMIAFPGHYRSIQIYLHFLLPPFFAGIPTMSRYPSSKRLRCKRARVGAHFDILFLQFEVEVPDFARRCLSLQWPPSIFFAVIFSPPLSYALTFSSLIRLCYRKFGGQLLIYIYFILFFKAPHIPTRHVDKYKATRPAPGNLTRMVEYTFPSDLFLLFDKLKPRKRVKPPEVLKHQGGGG from the coding sequence ATGATAGCGGGCCACGCGCGACACGTACGCTACCATGCAACGCAGTCAGTTACTGGGCGGCACACCCTATTCCGTTGCACGAGGACTTATGTTCATGAATGTTTGCACGGCCGTGTCGGAGCTGAGAGTGCTATGATAGCTTTTCCGGGACACTATCGTAGTATTCAAATTtatcttcatttccttttgccccctttttttgCCGGCATTCCCACAATGAGTCGATATCCGTCATCCAAACGACTTCGGTGCAAAAGAGCGCGGGTTGGGGCACATTTTGACATCCTGTTTCTGCAATTCGAGGTTGAGGTTCCGGACTTCGCACGAAGATGCCTGTCGCTGCAGTGGCCTCCCTCCATATTTTTTGCTGTcatattttcccctcctttatCCTACGCGCTGACGTTTTCTTCTCTCATACGCCTCTGTTACCGAAAGTTTGGGGGGCAACtcttgatatatatatattttattttattttttaaagccCCCCATATCCCGACGCGCCACGTCGATAAGTACAAAGCCACACGTCCCGCACCGGGCAACCTCACGCGAATGGTGGAATACACCTTTCCTTCCGACCTTTTCCTACTGTTTGACAAACTGAAGCCCCGGAAGAGGGTTAAACCACCGGAAGTCTTAAAGCATcaaggtggtggtgggtag
- a CDS encoding synaptojanin (N-terminal domain), putative: MYVEKSPRKRCAVAVKDGTSILFVVLARPLPPPPPKEPELLMFFEKPSSPVAKQPEPATGNEVEWQKWSAGSYCVPLVVDERGEIQRYDKLCHREFPNLRDAYRQCGPFESFVEFAALFGCLRLDRMYFLVATKVEEAAVLPFGGAILRVGGTEWISFGIPGSEPLYLTSGDRNRLKEFETYSHEGGYYYSDDCDLRRPFPFVSSKDGNGPQFHSDWSRQLRKPFVTAGVESCCSVLLRGFAAEKEVLLKDGSILHVLLCGRQNNLNPGPRYFGRGLNAVNAVGNDHVYEYVMWRQGGGNGPIQFAKHTILRGTVPVHWSTRISKTISEPAMMFSQNKEEVLRGCDSYFSFVFTQLVAIMRYDSGEQLTGRGPRLRCVNMLRQSHHSSEEALTKHFTEAVTKSQAALQQAFPGSQLDLVHVDWLNMLKEQGIDRTTTTFWTTLLATFSTDELVTAGTIGVDGGVTLNSCQTSFVRVNCADSLDRTNIGCFYTCFQSTLNMLAYLRLEPDSFVDQNRLPPLEEQEGERPLETTLAMLQLSGSPRRDSVATWQEACNPSLYPAAIGRALSELYVYNGDTIARLYTNSAAMHSNILRGICGLKAAASNMVIATQRRYENAFEDKSKFRNIELLLGRNIDIHFPSMSQAFLKRPVPVENWGCALIAKGIPVGVPCSEIEQAVRKAWDSLVVPRLREDGIPVTSSDALTFIISAEDNEGEYHDEFICAVKQLTFEQDTSGEEDTNAEQNSEHLAVIEFDKDFCRALDAPFLLQENAILKFQTTGVALEPYTYPVLSENGNSRGIVRKAAKSLRSGVKNFVRGLYK, translated from the coding sequence ATGTACGTGGAGAAGAGCCCGCGCAAGCGGTGTGCCGTGGCTGTAAAGGACGGAACAAGTATACTTTTTGTAGTTCTTGCTCGCCCGTTGCCACCGCCTCCTCCCAAAGAGCCGGAACTGCTAATGTTTTTTGAAAAGCCCTCGTCACCAGTGGCCAAACAACCTGAACCCGCAACGGGAAACGAGGTGGAGTGGCAAAAGTGGTCTGCCGGTTCATATTGCGTGCCGCTGGTGGTCGATGAAAGGGGAGAAATTCAGCGCTACGACAAGCTTTGCCATAGAGAGTTTCCAAATTTGAGAGACGCATACAGACAGTGTGGTCCATTCGAGTCCTTTGTGGAGTTTGCGGCGTTGTTCGGATGCCTACGTCTCGACAGGATGTATTTCCTTGTTGCTACAAAAGTTGAGGAGGCTGCGGTGCTGCCATTTGGTGGCGCAATCCTCCGGGTTGGTGGCACGGAGTGGATTTCGTTTGGAATTCCCGGTTCGGAACCCCTGTACCTGACGTCGGGGGATAGAAATAGGTTGAAGGAGTTTGAGACCTATAGCCATGAAGGGGGTTATTACTATTCGGATGACTGCGACTTACGGCGGCCGTTTCCGTTCGTTTCATCAAAAGACGGTAACGGCCCACAGTTTCACAGTGACTGGTCAAGGCAACTGCGAAAACCGTTTGTAACAGCGGGCGTTGAAAGTTGTTGCTCGGTGTTGCTCCGCGGGTTCGCTGCGGAGAAGGAGGTTTTGCTTAAAGACGGCTCAATCCTTCATGTGTTGCTGTGCGGGAGACAAAATAACCTCAATCCAGGCCCCCGGTACTTCGGTAGAGGATTGAACGCAGTCAATGCGGTGGGAAACGACCACGTGTACGAGTATGTGATGTGGAGACAGGGCGGTGGCAATGGCCCTATTCAGTTTGCCAAACACACAATACTTAGGGGCACGGTTCCCGTACATTGGTCAACACGAATCAGCAAGACTATCTCGGAGCCAGCAATGATGTTCAGTcaaaataaggaagaagTTCTCCGAGGGTGCGATTCGTACTTCAGTTTCGTCTTCACTCAACTGGTTGCCATCATGAGGTACGACTCGGGAGAACAGCTCACCGGCAGGGGCCCCAGGTTGCGCTGCGTCAATATGCTTCGTCAAAGTCATCATAGCAGTGAGGAAGCTCTGACAAAACACTTTACAGAAGCCGTCACGAAATCACAAGCGGCGCTGCAGCAGGCGTTTCCGGGGTCTCAACTTGATCTCGTGCACGTCGACTGGCTCAACATGCTAAAGGAACAGGGTATTGACCGCACCACTACAACCTTTTGGACAACCCTGCTCGCCACATTTTCTACAGACGAACTGGTTACCGCTGGAACCATAGGCGTTGATGGAGGCGTTACGCTGAACTCCTGCCAAACCAGCTTTGTGCGAGTGAACTGCGCCGACTCATTGGATCGAACAAACATTGGGTGTTTTTACACCTGTTTCCAATCAACATTAAATATGTTAGCCTATCTCAGGTTGGAGCCCGACAGCTTCGTCGATCAGAACCGACTACCCCCGCTAGAAGAGCAGGAAGGCGAGAGACCTCTGGAAACCACCTTAGCAATGTTGCAGTTAAGCGGTTCCCCTCGAAGGGACTCCGTGGCCACGTGGCAGGAGGCGTGCAACCCGTCACTGTACCCCGCCGCCATAGGTCGGGCCCTCTCGGAACTGTATGTTTACAACGGCGACACCATTGCGCGTCTTTACACCAACTCGGCCGCCATGCACAGTAACATTTTGCGGGGTATTTGCGGCCTAAAGGCGGCTGCATCCAATATGGTGATTGCAACTCAGCGCCGTTATGAAAACGCGTTCGAAGACAAGAGCAAGTTTCGGAATATTGAACTGTTGCTCGGGCGCAACATCGACATACACTTTCCATCCATGAGCCAAGCCTTTCTCAAACGCCCTGTGCCGGTGGAGAACTGGGGATGCGCCCTTATAGCAAAGGGCATTCCCGTAGGTGTTCCGTGTTCTGAGATAGAGCAGGCTGTGCGTAAGGCATGGGACAGTTTGGTCGTACCCCGATTGCGAGAGGACGGTATTCCCGTAACCTCAAGTGATGCGCTGACTTTCATCATATCTGCCGAAGACAATGAGGGCGAGTACCACGATGAATTTATATGTGCCGTGAAACAGCTCACGTTTGAGCAGGACACGTCCGGGGAGGAGGATACAAATGCCGAACAGAATAGTGAACATCTTGCGGTGATCGAGTTCGACAAGGACTTCTGCCGCGCACTCGATGCCCCGTTCCTTTTACAAGAGAATGCCATACTCAAGTTTCAAACGACCGGTGTTGCTTTAGAACCCTACACGTACCCAGTGCTGTCGGAAAATGGAAATTCACGAGGAATCGTTCGGAAGGCGGCCAAATCACTTCGGAGTGGGGTTAAAAATTTCGTGCGGGGATTATACAAGTAA
- a CDS encoding glutathione-S-transferase/glutaredoxin,putative, translated as MFTKGSMSRKLLCATGALAGLGFAGGYVTYQRRLEENRSCTAEDFNAAQDQTELQFALSHITDPKKCPPILLYRYSTCPFCATTKSFLDYNKIRYECVEVEPMFKKEISMSAYKKVPQLKFCVRGDDGPFLVDSEVIVSTVAKHVGMGKQLEDPEVKKWREWARGPMVRLLTLEFNSSLLNSWGSYSYIDNIETIPYKNKIFLKLVGAPVMYLVAQYVTKPRLLKSGDLLPTDDPKVKLHNEIDRFVKEGLLDGKKKFHGGSKPDLADLDTHGVLQSVRGHRLYNEIIEATTIKPWLERMDEAVGNEKYIPK; from the coding sequence ATGTTCACAAAGGGGTCCATGTCACGGAAGCTTCTGTGTGCCACAGGCGCTTTGGCGGGTTTGGGTTTTGCTGGCGGCTATGTGACATATCAGCGGCGGTTGGAGGAAAACAGGAGTTGCACCGCTGAGGATTTCAACGCTGCGCAGGACCAGACGGAGCTGCAGTTTGCACTGTCGCATATCACCGACCCAAAGAAGTGCCCACCCATTCTTCTCTACCGCTACTCAACGTGCCCTTTTTGTGCCACCACGAAGAGTTTTCTCGATTACAACAAAATCCGATACGAGTGTGTGGAGGTGGAGCCAATGTTTAAAAAGGAGATATCCATGAGTGCGTACAAGAAGGTGCCGCAGCTGAAGTTCTGTGTAAGGGGTGATGACGGTCCTTTCCTCGTGGATTCGGAGGTAATAGTCAGTACCGTTGCGAAACACGTAGGAATGGGAAAGCAGTTGGAGGACCCTGAAGTTAAGAAATGGCGTGAGTGGGCTCGTGGGCCTATGGTTCGGCTCTTAACATTGGAATTCAATTCATCCCTCCTAAACTCATGGGGGTCATACTCGTACATTGACAACATCGAAACTATCCCGTATAAGAACAAGATCTTTCTAAAACTTGTGGGTGCACCGGTCATGTACCTCGTGGCGCAGTACGTCACGAAACCACGACTCCTAAAAAGCGGGGACTTGCTCCCCACGGACGATCCAAAGGTGAAACTCCATAATGAAATTGACAGGTTTGTTAAGGAGGGTTTACTCGAcgggaaaaagaagtttcATGGCGGTTCCAAGCCGGATCTCGCGGATTTGGACACCCACGGTGTGCTGCAGTCCGTCAGAGGGCATCGACTATACAATGAAATTAtcgaagcaacaacaatcaAGCCGTGGTTGGAGCGGATGGATGAGGCGGTGGGTAATGAGAAATACATCCCAAAGTGA